Proteins encoded within one genomic window of Streptomyces sp. NBC_00523:
- a CDS encoding amino acid adenylation domain-containing protein: MPPIRTDDLLDGGPSPSPAPPVLDLIAHQAQTRPDAVALVHDTARLTYAELADAVRERALTLSAEGAAPGRLVALHRPRGIDAIVGLLAVLTTGAAYLPLDIHAPDARNAAILQDSCGDLAPTPAEVAVAGELVLPGPGAPAGAAYVIYTSGSTGTPNGVVVAHDSLAHFIAGAVPAYGIGPDSRVLQFSPLHFDASVQEVFATLGAGGTLVLRTDDMLDVRDLLAGCARHGITVLDLPAAYWHELVHVLSTGAVGLPGCLDTVIIYGEAALPERVAQWRELTGERTRLLNAYGPTETTVVATVADLTRHGDGPVPIGRPLPGVRAAVVGGELWLLGGGLSYGYLSNPELNARRFTELDGERAYRTGDLVTIGEDRQILYHGRLDDEVKIGGQRIDPAAVDSVLSSHPKVREAAVVAQQDADGVKRLVAFVVTEGGVGAEELRGLVRERMPAAAVPAAVGIVAALPRTSSGKINRKVLRTTDPRLSVVHEEPLPAEDRVPLSHAQRRLWLLDQLDGPSCAYNMPIVLELDGVPDRAALAAAVADLAERHEVLRTVFLAPEDEPYQHVLAASAVRARTVECPAGELRDRVQDFVSETFDLARELPLRVALFVPEGDEGPEAVLAVLLHHVAGDGWSLAPLMNDLAAAYTARAQGRAPEQEPLPVQYADYTLWQHDVLGTADDPDSAVARGLAHWRAALDGLPAVTDLPLDRPRPAVPDHRGGVVATRLDPAAHARLAGLADAHGASMLMVIQAALALALRAAGCGERVAVGTPVAGRDDEALGALVGFFVNTLVLPTDTSGDPAFAELLERVRDTDLAAYEHQGLPFDLLVEHLNPPRTPGVHPLFQTMLTLRTAAPDDAPFAFGALTGRFRAEGPATTKFDLTAACVEHRTSDGSPAGLELGLEYARDVLDEDTARLLLGALERALRTAAERPGAPVADSGLLGDEERLALAGRRERVAALAARQAADAEAARAGGAPDAEHLDTLREMFAEILGLDEVGPDEGFFTIGGHSMSGVRLANRIRARLGVDVHVRDLLLAPTPAALARRIAEHRATGDEGPALVRRTERPERLPLSRAQHRLWFIDALEGPSASYNIPLVLRPAEPLDAEVLGRALADLVERHEVLRTRYPSVDGEPYQAIVADARPVLDVRTVPAGRFRAAVASAAGHVFDLAGELPLRAALLTPDDGGGQVLVVLVHHIAADGWSTGPLLADLGAAYAARAEGHAPDWAPLPVQYADYTLWQQELLDGPAAHDHLAFWERALAGAPPVLELPAAKPRPAEATHRGGHAPLAVDAATHEALEELARRHGATLFMVLQAALAAVLTRHGAGTDLPLATMTAGRDDEALSDLVGFFVNTLVLRTDTSGDPEFGELLGRVRDTDLAAYAHQRLPFDRIVEHLNPARSTAHHPLAQFVVQLHHDYTADRSEGPLLRAEPAPLETLSTKFDLTLALWERKDEAGRPAGLAGGLEYATDLFDAATADLIAAHIGRLLRTVAADPGVRIGAVGLLTEAERFRLVAEYNDTATATRDRAPVHEVIARRASLTPEAPALITDAETVGYAELDARADALAARLFAAGVRRGDTVGVLLERGVPLVVTALAALKCGAAYVPLDPALPGARIALMVQDADVRLIATDTGQAAVVPEEVSVPVLLTDAPAEGTPPADREAVAVDGDDLMYVMFTSGSTGRPKGVGVTHRNVTELAADRDTTAGGPHRMLVHSATGFDASVFEMWVPLLNGGSLVVMRGDGTDLAETARAVREHGVTVAYFTVGLFHVMADEALDTLRLLREVWTGGDVASPTAVQRVLTHCPDTALVHSYGPTETTFASHNQWLTGGRGSLGAAGLHLGRPMDNTRSHVLDAALRPVPPGVPGELYIAGTHVARGYTGRPDLTAERFVPDPFEADGSRMYRTGDRVVWTPEGELRFLGRADGQVKLRGVRIEPGEVEHALAAHPSVGQALAVVREDRPGERTLVGYVVPRAGSEVAGADVLALARTALPAHLVPSAVVVLDAVPLTVNGKPDRRALPAPDRTAVGYRAPRNAREEVLCGLFAEILGAPRVGLDDNFFTLGGHSLLGVRLVSRVRSVLGIDRTVRDLFRAPTPAGLLGAQDPDGTAGAMGVLLPLNTRGTRRPLFCVHPGTGVGWSYAGLARHLGEDQPLYALQARALSEPGHLPRSVEEMADDYLERVRQVQPWGPYRLLGWSFGGIVAHTMAVRLRAAGQRVELLALMDVHQTGPGSVSVLPAREPDAAPDEDALPEAADPVLEGFSAEEIRAVQRASETHAALMARHVPEVADTGAVFFTARRPGEPEGALAATWNAYLTGRVENHTVNSTHLRMAEEEPLAHIGKVIAEKISALQENSLRENETRSYS; this comes from the coding sequence ATGCCCCCCATCAGAACGGACGACCTGCTCGACGGCGGCCCCTCTCCCTCGCCCGCCCCGCCGGTGCTCGACCTCATCGCCCACCAGGCGCAGACCCGCCCCGATGCGGTCGCCCTGGTCCACGACACCGCCCGGCTGACGTACGCGGAACTCGCGGACGCCGTACGGGAACGGGCCCTGACCCTCTCCGCCGAGGGCGCCGCCCCCGGCCGCCTCGTCGCCCTCCACCGCCCGCGCGGGATCGACGCGATCGTCGGCCTCCTCGCCGTGCTCACCACCGGCGCCGCCTACCTGCCCCTCGACATCCATGCCCCCGACGCGCGGAACGCGGCCATCCTCCAGGACAGCTGCGGCGACCTGGCGCCGACGCCCGCCGAGGTGGCCGTCGCCGGTGAACTGGTCCTGCCCGGCCCGGGCGCACCGGCCGGTGCCGCGTACGTGATCTACACCTCCGGCTCCACGGGCACCCCCAACGGCGTGGTCGTCGCCCACGATTCGCTCGCGCACTTCATCGCGGGCGCCGTCCCCGCGTACGGCATCGGGCCCGACTCGCGGGTCCTTCAGTTCTCGCCGCTGCACTTCGACGCCAGCGTGCAGGAGGTGTTCGCGACCCTCGGGGCCGGCGGGACGCTGGTGCTGCGGACGGACGACATGCTGGACGTACGCGACCTGCTCGCCGGCTGCGCGCGGCACGGGATCACGGTGCTCGACCTGCCGGCCGCGTACTGGCACGAGCTGGTCCATGTCCTCAGCACCGGTGCGGTGGGCCTGCCCGGCTGCCTGGACACGGTCATCATCTATGGGGAGGCGGCGCTTCCGGAGCGGGTCGCCCAGTGGCGGGAGCTGACCGGAGAGCGGACGCGGCTGCTGAACGCGTACGGCCCCACGGAGACCACGGTGGTCGCGACGGTCGCCGACCTGACCCGCCACGGGGACGGTCCGGTGCCGATCGGCCGGCCGCTGCCTGGGGTCCGGGCGGCCGTCGTCGGCGGTGAACTGTGGCTGCTCGGCGGTGGCTTGTCGTACGGCTATCTGAGCAACCCGGAGCTGAACGCCCGCCGGTTCACCGAGCTGGACGGGGAGCGCGCCTACCGCACCGGGGACCTCGTCACGATCGGCGAGGACCGGCAGATCCTGTACCACGGGCGGCTGGACGACGAGGTGAAGATCGGCGGGCAGCGCATCGACCCCGCCGCCGTCGACTCGGTCCTGTCCTCGCACCCGAAGGTCCGGGAGGCCGCCGTCGTCGCCCAGCAGGACGCGGACGGGGTCAAGCGGCTCGTCGCGTTCGTCGTCACCGAGGGCGGGGTGGGGGCCGAGGAACTGCGCGGCCTGGTGCGCGAGCGGATGCCCGCCGCCGCCGTGCCCGCCGCCGTCGGTATCGTCGCCGCGCTGCCCCGTACCAGCTCGGGGAAGATCAACCGCAAGGTGCTGCGGACCACGGACCCCCGTCTTTCGGTCGTCCACGAGGAGCCGTTGCCCGCCGAGGACCGGGTGCCGCTGTCGCACGCGCAGCGCCGGCTGTGGCTGCTGGATCAGCTGGACGGGCCGTCCTGCGCGTACAACATGCCGATCGTGCTGGAGCTGGACGGGGTGCCCGACCGGGCGGCGCTGGCCGCCGCCGTCGCGGATCTCGCCGAGCGGCACGAGGTGCTGCGGACCGTGTTCCTGGCCCCGGAGGACGAGCCGTACCAGCATGTGCTGGCCGCGTCGGCGGTGCGGGCGCGTACGGTCGAGTGCCCGGCCGGTGAACTGCGGGATCGGGTCCAGGACTTCGTGTCCGAGACGTTCGACCTGGCGCGGGAACTGCCGCTGCGGGTGGCGCTGTTCGTGCCCGAGGGGGACGAGGGTCCGGAGGCGGTGCTGGCGGTGCTGCTGCACCATGTGGCGGGCGACGGCTGGTCGCTGGCGCCGCTGATGAACGACCTGGCCGCCGCGTACACCGCCCGTGCACAGGGGCGGGCGCCGGAGCAGGAGCCCCTTCCCGTCCAGTACGCCGACTACACCCTGTGGCAGCACGACGTCCTCGGTACGGCTGACGACCCGGACTCCGCCGTCGCGCGCGGGCTCGCCCACTGGCGCGCCGCGCTGGACGGGCTGCCGGCCGTGACCGATCTGCCGCTGGACCGGCCGCGCCCGGCGGTGCCGGACCACCGGGGCGGCGTGGTCGCCACGCGCCTCGATCCGGCCGCGCACGCCCGGCTCGCCGGGCTGGCCGACGCGCACGGCGCGAGCATGCTGATGGTGATCCAGGCCGCGCTGGCCCTCGCGCTGCGGGCGGCGGGCTGCGGGGAGCGGGTGGCCGTGGGGACGCCGGTGGCGGGGCGGGACGACGAGGCGCTGGGCGCGCTCGTCGGCTTCTTCGTCAACACGCTGGTCCTGCCGACCGACACCTCGGGTGACCCGGCGTTCGCCGAGTTGCTGGAGCGGGTACGCGACACGGACCTCGCCGCCTACGAGCACCAGGGCCTCCCCTTCGACCTGCTGGTGGAGCATCTGAACCCGCCGCGCACGCCCGGGGTGCACCCGCTCTTCCAGACGATGCTCACCCTGCGCACGGCCGCCCCGGACGACGCCCCCTTCGCGTTCGGCGCGCTCACCGGCCGCTTCCGGGCGGAGGGCCCCGCGACCACCAAGTTCGACCTGACCGCCGCCTGCGTGGAGCACCGCACCTCCGACGGCTCCCCCGCCGGGCTCGAACTCGGCCTGGAGTACGCGCGTGACGTCCTCGACGAGGACACCGCCCGCCTCCTCCTGGGCGCCCTGGAACGCGCCCTGCGTACGGCTGCCGAGCGGCCCGGGGCGCCCGTCGCCGACTCCGGGCTGCTGGGCGACGAGGAGCGCCTGGCCCTCGCCGGCCGCCGTGAGCGCGTCGCGGCCCTCGCCGCCCGGCAGGCCGCCGACGCCGAGGCGGCCCGGGCGGGCGGCGCACCGGACGCGGAACACCTGGACACCCTGCGGGAGATGTTCGCGGAGATCCTGGGGCTGGACGAGGTCGGCCCGGACGAGGGGTTCTTCACCATCGGCGGCCACTCGATGAGCGGGGTGCGGCTCGCCAACCGGATCAGGGCCCGCCTGGGCGTCGACGTCCACGTCCGGGACCTGCTGCTCGCCCCGACCCCGGCCGCCCTGGCCCGCCGCATCGCGGAACACCGGGCCACCGGCGACGAGGGGCCCGCGCTGGTCCGCCGCACGGAGCGGCCGGAGCGCCTGCCGCTGTCCCGGGCGCAGCACCGGCTCTGGTTCATCGACGCGCTGGAAGGTCCCAGCGCCTCGTACAACATCCCGCTGGTGCTGCGTCCGGCGGAGCCGCTGGACGCCGAGGTCCTCGGCCGTGCCCTGGCCGATCTGGTGGAGCGCCACGAGGTGCTGCGGACCCGCTATCCGTCGGTGGACGGGGAGCCGTACCAGGCGATCGTGGCGGACGCCCGGCCCGTGCTCGACGTACGGACGGTGCCGGCCGGGCGGTTCCGGGCGGCGGTCGCCTCGGCGGCCGGGCATGTCTTCGACCTCGCCGGGGAACTCCCGCTGCGGGCCGCCCTGCTCACCCCGGACGACGGCGGCGGTCAGGTGCTCGTCGTGCTCGTCCACCACATCGCGGCCGACGGCTGGTCGACGGGGCCGCTGCTCGCGGACCTGGGCGCCGCCTACGCCGCCCGCGCCGAGGGCCACGCACCGGACTGGGCGCCGCTTCCCGTCCAGTACGCCGACTACACGCTCTGGCAGCAGGAACTTCTCGACGGACCGGCGGCGCATGACCATCTCGCCTTCTGGGAACGCGCCCTCGCCGGGGCGCCGCCCGTCCTCGAACTGCCCGCCGCCAAGCCCCGCCCCGCCGAGGCCACCCACCGGGGCGGCCACGCGCCGCTCGCCGTCGACGCGGCCACGCACGAGGCCCTGGAGGAGCTGGCCCGGCGCCACGGCGCGACGCTCTTCATGGTGCTGCAGGCCGCGCTCGCCGCCGTCCTCACCCGGCACGGGGCAGGCACCGATCTGCCGCTGGCCACCATGACGGCCGGGCGCGACGACGAGGCGCTGAGCGATCTGGTCGGCTTCTTCGTCAACACGCTGGTCCTGCGCACCGACACGTCGGGTGACCCGGAGTTCGGCGAGCTGCTGGGGCGGGTGCGCGACACGGATCTCGCGGCCTACGCACATCAGCGGCTTCCCTTCGACCGGATCGTGGAACACCTCAACCCGGCCCGCTCCACCGCCCACCACCCGCTGGCCCAGTTCGTCGTCCAGCTGCACCACGACTACACGGCCGACCGCTCCGAGGGGCCGCTGCTCCGGGCCGAACCGGCGCCGCTGGAAACGCTGTCCACCAAGTTCGACCTCACCCTCGCCCTGTGGGAGCGGAAGGACGAGGCGGGGCGGCCGGCCGGTCTGGCGGGTGGGCTCGAATACGCCACCGACCTGTTCGACGCCGCCACCGCCGACCTGATCGCCGCCCACATCGGGCGTCTGCTGCGCACCGTCGCCGCCGATCCGGGGGTACGGATCGGGGCGGTGGGCCTGCTCACCGAGGCCGAGCGGTTCCGGCTGGTCGCGGAGTACAACGACACGGCCACCGCGACCCGCGACCGGGCCCCCGTCCACGAGGTCATCGCCCGCCGGGCCTCGCTCACGCCGGAGGCGCCCGCGCTGATCACCGACGCGGAGACCGTCGGTTACGCCGAGCTCGACGCCCGGGCCGACGCGCTGGCCGCCCGGCTGTTCGCGGCCGGGGTGCGCAGGGGCGACACCGTCGGGGTCCTGCTGGAACGCGGTGTCCCGCTGGTGGTGACCGCGCTCGCCGCCCTCAAGTGCGGTGCCGCGTACGTACCGTTGGACCCGGCCCTGCCCGGGGCGCGGATCGCGCTGATGGTCCAGGACGCGGATGTGCGCCTGATCGCGACGGACACCGGGCAGGCGGCCGTGGTGCCGGAGGAGGTCTCCGTACCGGTCCTCCTGACCGACGCGCCCGCCGAGGGCACCCCGCCTGCGGACCGCGAGGCCGTGGCGGTCGACGGGGACGACCTGATGTACGTGATGTTCACGTCCGGGTCCACCGGCCGCCCGAAGGGCGTCGGCGTCACCCACCGCAATGTGACGGAGCTGGCCGCGGACCGCGACACCACCGCCGGCGGTCCCCACCGGATGCTGGTCCACTCCGCGACCGGTTTCGACGCCTCGGTGTTCGAGATGTGGGTGCCGCTCCTCAACGGCGGCAGCCTGGTCGTCATGCGCGGCGACGGCACCGACCTCGCGGAGACCGCCCGCGCCGTCCGCGAACACGGCGTCACCGTCGCCTACTTCACCGTCGGCCTGTTCCATGTGATGGCCGATGAGGCGCTGGACACGCTGCGGCTGCTGCGCGAGGTGTGGACGGGCGGCGACGTCGCCTCGCCCACCGCCGTGCAACGGGTCCTGACGCACTGCCCGGACACCGCCCTCGTCCACTCCTACGGCCCCACCGAGACGACGTTCGCCTCGCACAACCAGTGGCTCACCGGCGGCCGGGGCTCGCTCGGCGCGGCCGGGCTGCATCTGGGCCGGCCCATGGACAACACCCGCAGCCACGTTCTGGACGCGGCGCTGCGGCCGGTGCCGCCGGGGGTGCCCGGTGAGCTGTACATCGCCGGTACGCATGTGGCGCGCGGGTACACCGGCCGCCCGGACCTGACCGCCGAGCGGTTCGTCCCCGACCCGTTCGAGGCGGACGGCAGCCGGATGTACCGCACCGGTGACCGGGTCGTCTGGACGCCGGAGGGCGAACTGCGGTTCCTGGGGCGGGCGGACGGCCAGGTCAAGCTGCGCGGGGTGCGGATCGAGCCGGGCGAGGTGGAGCACGCGCTCGCCGCGCACCCCTCGGTCGGCCAGGCCCTCGCCGTCGTGCGCGAGGACCGGCCGGGCGAGCGGACCCTCGTCGGGTACGTGGTGCCGCGCGCCGGGTCCGAGGTCGCCGGGGCGGACGTCCTCGCCCTGGCCCGTACCGCGCTGCCCGCCCATCTGGTGCCGTCGGCGGTCGTCGTCCTGGACGCCGTGCCGCTGACCGTGAACGGGAAGCCGGACCGCCGGGCGCTGCCCGCGCCGGACCGGACCGCCGTCGGGTACCGGGCGCCGCGCAACGCCAGGGAGGAGGTGCTGTGCGGGCTGTTCGCCGAGATCCTGGGCGCGCCCCGGGTCGGTCTGGACGACAACTTCTTCACGCTGGGCGGGCATTCGCTGCTCGGTGTGCGCCTGGTGAGCCGGGTGCGCTCGGTCCTCGGCATCGACCGGACGGTCCGCGATCTGTTCCGCGCCCCGACCCCGGCCGGGCTGCTCGGTGCGCAGGACCCGGACGGCACGGCCGGTGCGATGGGCGTCCTGCTGCCGCTGAACACCCGGGGCACCCGGCGCCCGCTGTTCTGCGTACACCCGGGGACCGGGGTCGGCTGGTCGTACGCGGGCCTGGCCCGGCACCTCGGGGAGGACCAGCCGCTGTACGCCCTCCAGGCCCGCGCGCTGAGCGAGCCGGGCCATCTCCCGCGCTCCGTCGAGGAGATGGCCGACGACTACCTGGAACGCGTCCGGCAGGTCCAGCCCTGGGGCCCGTACCGGCTGCTCGGCTGGTCCTTCGGCGGGATCGTCGCCCACACCATGGCCGTCCGGCTCCGCGCGGCCGGTCAGCGCGTCGAACTGCTCGCGCTGATGGATGTCCACCAGACCGGGCCGGGCAGCGTGTCCGTGCTGCCGGCGCGGGAGCCGGATGCGGCGCCCGACGAGGACGCGCTGCCGGAGGCGGCGGACCCGGTGCTCGAAGGCTTCAGCGCCGAGGAGATCCGGGCGGTGCAGCGGGCCTCCGAGACCCATGCGGCCCTCATGGCGCGGCACGTGCCCGAGGTCGCGGACACCGGCGCGGTGTTCTTCACCGCCCGCAGGCCCGGCGAACCGGAAGGCGCACTGGCCGCCACCTGGAATGCTTATCTGACGGGCCGGGTCGAGAACCACACCGTGAATTCCACGCATCTCCGGATGGCCGAGGAAGAACCGCTCGCACACATCGGAAAAGTCATCGCGGAGAAAATCTCTGCACTGCAGGAAAACAGCCTGCGGGAAAACGAAACGAGGAGTTATTCATGA
- a CDS encoding condensation domain-containing protein, protein MIPLSYAQHRLWFLNRLEGPSAAYNAPVVLRLEAAPDPGALEAAVRDVVDRHEVLRTVYKAVDGEPYQEVVGDPGVRLEVRECGPGEDVDALVTAFVRLPFDVTSDLPLRARLFTAHDGSAVLVLLVHHIATDGWSVGCLLTDLDRAYAARCEGRAPGWEPLPVQYADYALWQRDMLGEPADPDSLAHEQLAYWRTALEGSPAATRLPADRPRPAEPSHRGELVTARLSAAAHKALAATARAHRATFFMTARAALCAALQAAGAGPDVVVGTPVAGRPEEDLHDLVGFFVNSLALRADLSDDPDLGTLLDRVRERDLAAMAHEDLPFDLLVEDLNPERSLGLHPFFQVMLTTQTAQDTTCTLGAVSGTLDAADLATAKFDLTFNCAETYGPDGDPAGVLLGLQYATDLYDEETARLLLTLFHRALTAYAEQPAGTPLSRTGLLTASDREAIDRRHEALTRAEQRAAATQGEPRDGEDRRTAAADPREEILRGLFAEVLGRDDVGPDDSFFKLGGHSLLAGKLTNRIRKALGVQAAIRDVFLAPTPARLLRRLAEQGDGPVRPPLRPVPAAARPKRLPLSAAQQRLWFVGQLEGPSATYNIPVVTRLRRPVEPAAFRAALADVVRRHEVLRTVHRSADGEPYQEVLAHAEPVLDVVRTGGPEELRAAVDTAAGYVFDLAAEIPFRAWLLEEADGGQVLVLLVHHIAGDGWSTGCLLADLDRAYRARCAGRAPGWRPLPVQYADYTLWQHELLDGEHGVAGEQLAYWRTALDGMPPLLALPTDRPRRPEPDGRGALAQFEVGAETHRALLRCARENGVTLFMVVQAALAALLTRHGAGDDLAIGTTVAGRGDEALHPLVGFFVNTLVLRTDTSGDPAFTELVRRVRDGGLGAYSNQDLPFDRLVEHLSPHRSSAHAPLVQVMLQVHAAGAGDASATPSALDGEPMAFRGAGAKSDLTFALTETVGPDGERAGLRGALEYVTALYDAETARLLVRRLAETLDACAADPEAPLSALGGGQPAPGGPEVVLDAQGRQVPVRVPGEVHEPAPGGGLRATGRRAYRGADGVLRPVAVERVNGYPVEPGQVEGVLTRHPAVTGARVLVRDGRLLVFVTCAPGSPPAESALRAWAAERLPEYLAPSRVVRTAWLPAPGEDPAELSEDAAAGPAAAPAGGGGTDRRLLGIFRDVLGGRELGADDNFFKSGGHSLLAVRLLNRIRKEFGQDLTLRDVFRNPTAATLSRRLAGAVADAIEPEDAGPVAAPTLRRRTRAGARRG, encoded by the coding sequence GTGATCCCCCTCTCGTACGCCCAGCACCGGCTGTGGTTCCTGAACCGTCTCGAAGGCCCGTCGGCCGCGTACAACGCGCCCGTCGTGCTGCGCCTGGAGGCCGCGCCCGACCCGGGCGCCCTGGAGGCGGCGGTCCGTGACGTGGTGGACCGCCACGAAGTGCTCCGTACGGTCTACAAGGCCGTGGACGGGGAGCCGTACCAGGAGGTCGTCGGCGATCCCGGCGTGCGCCTGGAGGTACGGGAGTGCGGGCCGGGCGAGGACGTGGACGCGCTGGTCACCGCCTTCGTGCGGCTGCCGTTCGACGTGACGAGCGATCTGCCCCTGCGGGCACGGCTGTTCACAGCGCACGACGGAAGTGCCGTGCTGGTGCTGCTCGTTCACCACATCGCGACCGACGGATGGTCCGTCGGCTGCCTGCTCACCGACCTCGACCGGGCTTACGCGGCCCGGTGCGAGGGCCGCGCACCCGGGTGGGAACCCCTGCCCGTGCAGTACGCGGACTACGCGCTGTGGCAGCGGGACATGCTCGGCGAACCCGCCGATCCCGACAGCCTGGCGCACGAACAACTCGCCTACTGGCGTACGGCTCTGGAGGGATCACCGGCCGCGACCCGGCTGCCCGCCGACCGCCCGCGCCCCGCCGAGCCGAGCCACCGGGGAGAGCTGGTCACCGCCCGCCTTTCCGCCGCCGCCCACAAGGCGCTCGCCGCGACCGCCCGCGCCCACCGCGCGACGTTCTTCATGACCGCCCGGGCCGCCCTCTGCGCCGCTTTGCAGGCGGCGGGGGCGGGGCCCGACGTGGTGGTGGGGACACCGGTGGCGGGCCGGCCCGAGGAGGATCTGCACGACCTCGTCGGCTTCTTCGTCAACTCGCTCGCCCTGCGCGCCGATCTGTCCGACGACCCGGACCTCGGCACGCTGCTCGACCGGGTCCGGGAACGGGACCTGGCCGCCATGGCCCACGAGGACCTGCCGTTCGACCTGCTCGTCGAGGACCTCAACCCGGAACGGTCCCTCGGCCTGCACCCCTTCTTCCAGGTCATGCTGACCACGCAGACCGCGCAGGACACCACCTGCACCCTGGGGGCCGTATCCGGCACCCTCGACGCCGCGGACCTGGCCACCGCCAAGTTCGACCTGACCTTCAACTGTGCCGAGACGTACGGTCCCGACGGCGATCCCGCCGGGGTACTGCTCGGCCTGCAGTACGCGACCGACCTGTACGACGAGGAGACGGCTCGCCTGCTCCTCACCCTGTTCCACCGCGCGCTGACCGCCTACGCGGAACAGCCGGCCGGCACACCCCTCAGCCGGACCGGCCTGCTCACCGCCTCGGACCGCGAGGCCATCGACCGCCGTCACGAGGCCCTGACCCGGGCCGAACAGCGGGCCGCCGCCACCCAGGGCGAGCCGCGTGACGGCGAGGACCGGCGCACCGCCGCCGCCGACCCCCGCGAGGAGATCCTTCGCGGCCTGTTCGCGGAGGTGCTGGGCCGGGACGACGTCGGCCCGGACGACAGCTTCTTCAAGCTGGGCGGGCACTCGTTGCTGGCCGGGAAGCTCACCAACCGCATCCGCAAGGCGCTCGGCGTCCAGGCCGCCATCCGTGACGTGTTCCTGGCGCCGACGCCCGCCCGGCTGCTGCGGCGCCTCGCGGAACAGGGCGACGGGCCGGTCCGGCCGCCGCTGCGCCCGGTGCCGGCCGCGGCAAGGCCGAAGCGGCTCCCGCTCTCCGCCGCGCAGCAACGACTGTGGTTCGTCGGCCAGTTGGAGGGCCCGAGCGCGACCTACAACATTCCGGTGGTGACCCGGCTGCGCCGCCCGGTCGAGCCCGCCGCCTTCCGTGCCGCGCTCGCCGATGTCGTACGGCGGCACGAGGTGCTGCGCACGGTGCACCGGTCGGCTGACGGGGAGCCGTACCAGGAGGTGCTGGCGCACGCCGAACCCGTGCTCGACGTGGTGCGGACGGGCGGTCCTGAGGAGCTGCGGGCGGCCGTGGACACCGCCGCCGGGTACGTGTTCGACCTCGCCGCGGAGATCCCGTTCCGGGCGTGGCTCCTGGAGGAGGCCGACGGGGGCCAGGTGCTGGTGCTGCTGGTGCACCACATCGCCGGGGACGGCTGGTCCACCGGCTGCCTGCTCGCCGACCTGGACCGGGCCTACCGGGCCAGGTGCGCGGGCCGGGCGCCCGGGTGGCGACCGCTTCCCGTCCAGTACGCCGACTACACCCTGTGGCAGCACGAGTTGCTGGACGGTGAGCACGGGGTGGCCGGTGAGCAGCTGGCGTACTGGCGCACCGCGCTCGACGGGATGCCGCCGCTGCTCGCGCTGCCCACCGACCGGCCGCGCAGGCCGGAGCCGGACGGGCGGGGCGCGCTCGCGCAGTTCGAGGTGGGCGCGGAGACCCACCGGGCGCTGCTGCGGTGTGCGCGGGAGAACGGCGTCACCCTGTTCATGGTGGTGCAGGCCGCGCTCGCCGCGCTGCTGACCCGGCACGGGGCCGGTGACGACCTGGCCATCGGCACCACCGTGGCGGGCCGGGGCGACGAGGCGCTGCACCCGCTCGTCGGGTTCTTCGTGAACACCCTGGTGCTGCGTACGGACACCTCGGGCGACCCTGCCTTCACCGAGCTGGTGCGCCGGGTCCGCGACGGGGGCCTCGGGGCGTACAGCAACCAGGATCTGCCGTTCGACCGGCTCGTGGAGCACCTGAGCCCGCACCGTTCATCCGCGCACGCGCCGCTCGTCCAGGTGATGCTCCAGGTGCACGCGGCGGGCGCGGGCGACGCCTCGGCGACCCCGTCCGCGCTGGACGGCGAGCCGATGGCGTTCCGGGGCGCGGGAGCCAAGTCGGACCTGACGTTCGCGCTCACCGAGACGGTGGGCCCGGACGGGGAGCGGGCCGGGCTGCGGGGCGCTCTGGAGTACGTCACGGCCCTGTACGACGCGGAGACGGCCCGGCTGCTGGTCCGGCGCCTCGCCGAAACGCTGGACGCGTGCGCGGCGGACCCGGAGGCGCCGCTCTCCGCGCTGGGCGGTGGGCAGCCCGCGCCGGGCGGCCCGGAGGTGGTCCTCGACGCGCAGGGGCGCCAGGTGCCGGTCCGCGTGCCGGGCGAGGTGCACGAGCCGGCGCCGGGCGGTGGGCTGCGCGCCACCGGGCGGCGGGCGTACCGGGGCGCGGACGGGGTGCTGCGGCCGGTGGCCGTCGAACGCGTGAACGGCTATCCGGTGGAGCCCGGCCAGGTGGAGGGTGTGCTGACCCGTCATCCGGCGGTGACCGGGGCGCGGGTCCTCGTCCGCGACGGGCGACTGCTGGTCTTCGTCACCTGCGCCCCGGGGTCGCCGCCCGCCGAGAGCGCGTTGCGCGCCTGGGCCGCCGAGCGGCTGCCCGAGTATCTGGCCCCGTCCCGGGTGGTGCGGACGGCCTGGCTGCCCGCTCCGGGCGAGGACCCGGCGGAGCTGTCCGAGGACGCCGCGGCGGGCCCGGCCGCCGCACCGGCGGGCGGCGGGGGCACGGACCGGCGGCTGCTCGGGATCTTCCGGGACGTGCTGGGCGGGCGGGAGCTCGGGGCGGACGACAACTTCTTCAAGTCCGGCGGGCACTCGCTGCTGGCGGTGCGGCTGCTGAACCGGATCCGGAAGGAGTTCGGCCAGGACCTGACCTTGCGCGATGTGTTCCGCAACCCGACGGCGGCCACCCTCTCCCGGCGGCTCGCCGGGGCCGTGGCCGACGCGATCGAGCCGGAGGACGCCGGTCCGGTGGCCGCTCCGACGCTGCGCCGCCGGACCAGGGCGGGTGCCCGGCGGGGGTGA